From Calothrix sp. PCC 6303, a single genomic window includes:
- a CDS encoding methyl-accepting chemotaxis protein has protein sequence MAASIDDDYAQIYQQALTAYAKQSYEEAAALIDQVVQNIPSDPNTHLLRGHIYFVLQDFDVAKAEYKQVLDLTKDPEITSFAKNGLESIVQYQQPTETNASVAFSELSFNTEASVVGNSTQDFLEPSFDLNNDTKGNNTSEDLSSFGNLNADFDLSVFSDSGLDSVGHNSSVTNPFDLPADSAIFGKSGDLSQKSSTQNPFATNPNDLEPESNGKTELPGFWQEDISLTGGVSAAVKENTTFGQADSGKVDEDFSFSQFDLPSGELGDSSNFFLNSAFSPETTTEKKLNVTSIDEAVKAQNDSIKNDNLASNSQESSTQGETKSTSGTNTFSTFDLTPEAKATTEVNDLEDNHNFDFEAFESAFGADSLIDVEKTGAVTSGNNTTSNNQVKQNNIEFLDDFDDFDDLGNIPGFDLTNESSFGDSQLRSNSFTSSKQSSTKASEAKSVGQQQSGVKSPGNGNRDDELFSITASQEAMPIFTNSDVSKIEPHVNFEQGFLAPLENAPLPKKQWFIAGAVGIASTIAAAIVSYTVSNFFANPEQRQAVQNTGFLMALVAGVTGGATAGVMGSLSLRPIRRSTQDLQTQFDLVRQGNLNVQATVYSEDEFGHLAAGFNEMTRVIFTTTNEATRKAQEQEEAKENLQRQVIRLLDDVEGAARGDLTVQAEVTADVLGAVADAFNLTIQNLRDIVQQVKVAAREVTKGATNSETFARALSTDALRQAEELAVTLNSVQVMTDSIQRVAEAAREAETVARDASAIAIKGGEAVENTVAGILEIRETVAETTRKVKRLAESSQEISKIVALISQIASRTNLLALNASIEAARAGEAGRGFAIVADEVRQLADKSAKSLKEIEQIVMQIQSETSSVMTAMEEGTQQVIQGTKLAEEAKRSLDNIIQVANRIDTLVCSITADTVDQTDTSRAVAQVMQSVELTAQETSQEAQRVSGALQHLVGVSRDLIASVERFRVETAESR, from the coding sequence ATGGCAGCGAGTATAGACGACGATTACGCGCAGATATATCAACAGGCTCTCACAGCCTATGCAAAACAAAGTTACGAAGAGGCAGCCGCTTTAATTGATCAAGTGGTGCAAAATATACCTAGTGACCCCAACACTCATTTGCTGCGAGGTCATATATATTTCGTTTTGCAGGATTTTGATGTGGCAAAAGCCGAGTATAAGCAGGTGTTGGATTTAACAAAAGATCCAGAAATTACTAGCTTTGCTAAAAATGGTTTAGAAAGTATTGTTCAGTATCAACAACCAACAGAAACTAACGCTAGTGTTGCATTTTCAGAACTTTCTTTCAATACAGAAGCTTCGGTAGTGGGAAATTCAACCCAAGATTTTCTCGAACCATCTTTTGATTTGAATAATGATACTAAGGGGAATAATACTAGTGAGGATTTGTCTTCCTTTGGGAACTTAAATGCCGACTTTGATTTGAGCGTTTTTAGTGATTCTGGCTTGGATAGTGTAGGTCATAATTCATCAGTAACTAATCCCTTTGATTTACCTGCGGATAGTGCCATTTTTGGAAAATCAGGTGATTTATCCCAAAAATCTAGTACTCAAAACCCATTCGCAACTAATCCCAATGATTTAGAACCTGAATCTAATGGAAAGACTGAACTACCGGGATTTTGGCAAGAAGATATAAGTTTGACTGGTGGAGTATCCGCAGCAGTTAAAGAAAATACAACTTTTGGTCAAGCAGATTCGGGCAAAGTTGACGAAGATTTTTCCTTTTCGCAATTCGATTTACCATCTGGTGAGTTGGGAGATTCTTCTAATTTCTTTCTAAACAGTGCTTTTTCTCCAGAAACTACCACTGAGAAAAAATTAAATGTAACAAGTATTGATGAAGCTGTAAAAGCACAAAATGATTCTATAAAAAATGATAATTTAGCATCTAATAGTCAAGAAAGTTCTACCCAGGGAGAAACAAAATCAACATCTGGAACAAATACATTTTCAACTTTTGATTTGACTCCAGAAGCAAAAGCAACCACAGAAGTAAATGATTTGGAAGATAATCATAACTTTGACTTTGAAGCATTCGAGTCTGCCTTTGGCGCTGATAGTCTAATTGATGTAGAAAAAACTGGAGCTGTAACTTCAGGTAACAATACAACTTCTAATAATCAAGTCAAGCAAAATAATATTGAATTCTTGGATGATTTTGATGATTTTGATGATTTGGGTAATATTCCCGGATTTGATTTAACAAATGAATCCTCTTTTGGAGATTCACAATTACGCTCAAATTCATTTACAAGTAGTAAACAGTCTTCAACGAAAGCTTCTGAAGCTAAATCTGTGGGACAACAGCAAAGCGGTGTAAAATCGCCCGGTAACGGGAACCGTGATGATGAGTTATTTAGTATCACTGCATCCCAAGAAGCTATGCCTATTTTTACTAATTCCGATGTTAGTAAAATTGAGCCACATGTAAATTTTGAGCAGGGTTTTCTTGCACCTTTAGAAAATGCTCCTTTACCTAAAAAACAATGGTTTATTGCCGGTGCTGTAGGGATTGCTTCCACCATCGCGGCGGCAATTGTTAGTTATACTGTAAGCAATTTCTTTGCTAACCCTGAACAACGTCAAGCAGTCCAAAATACTGGGTTTTTGATGGCACTAGTAGCTGGGGTTACAGGTGGAGCAACCGCTGGAGTGATGGGAAGTTTGAGCCTGCGTCCGATCCGTCGTTCGACTCAAGATTTGCAAACCCAGTTTGATTTGGTGCGTCAGGGAAATTTGAATGTTCAAGCAACTGTGTATTCCGAGGATGAATTCGGACATTTAGCTGCTGGTTTCAATGAGATGACCAGGGTAATTTTTACTACTACCAATGAAGCTACACGCAAAGCTCAAGAACAGGAAGAAGCTAAAGAAAACTTGCAACGTCAGGTGATTCGTCTCCTGGATGACGTGGAAGGGGCGGCTAGGGGTGATTTGACTGTGCAAGCAGAAGTTACTGCTGACGTTTTGGGAGCAGTTGCGGATGCCTTTAACCTGACAATTCAAAACCTCCGGGATATCGTTCAACAGGTAAAGGTGGCAGCGCGGGAAGTTACCAAAGGAGCTACCAATTCAGAGACATTTGCTAGAGCATTATCTACTGATGCTTTGCGGCAAGCAGAAGAATTGGCGGTGACATTAAATTCTGTTCAGGTAATGACTGATTCGATTCAACGTGTGGCAGAAGCGGCACGGGAAGCCGAAACTGTGGCACGAGATGCCAGCGCGATCGCTATTAAAGGTGGCGAAGCAGTGGAAAACACCGTGGCTGGTATTTTGGAAATTCGAGAAACAGTTGCAGAAACTACTAGAAAAGTCAAGAGATTAGCAGAATCATCTCAAGAAATTTCCAAGATTGTGGCATTGATTTCGCAAATTGCTTCCCGTACTAACTTATTGGCTTTGAATGCTTCCATTGAAGCAGCGCGTGCAGGTGAAGCGGGACGAGGATTTGCAATCGTTGCCGACGAAGTACGGCAGTTAGCAGATAAGTCAGCTAAATCCCTGAAGGAAATCGAACAAATCGTGATGCAAATTCAGAGCGAAACGAGTTCGGTAATGACAGCGATGGAGGAGGGGACACAGCAGGTAATTCAAGGAACCAAGCTAGCTGAAGAAGCCAAGCGATCGCTTGATAACATCATCCAGGTTGCAAACCGCATTGATACCTTAGTTTGTTCCATTACTGCTGACACTGTAGATCAAACCGATACTTCACGAGCAGTCGCTCAAGTTATGCAGTCGGTAGAGTTAACTGCACAGGAAACTTCTCAAGAAGCTCAACGTGTGTCAGGTGCGCTGCAACATTTAGTTGGTGTATCCCGTGACTTGATTGCTTCTGTGGAACGTTTCCGTGTTGAAACTGCTGAATCGAGATAG
- a CDS encoding response regulator codes for MLSEQQQRILGYFIEEARDHLNTIEQGLLNLQATLNDSEMINEVFRAAHSIKGGSAMLGLSSIQRTAHRLEDCFKVLKENPIQVDQKLESLFLGVSDTLKVLLEHLSGPFGLSEEAAKNLMSEAEPVFGWLNEHLELLLGQQTGANNIKISTLETSQPTGSKENVPISQASWQNFQTQVLQQLREMLQQFKQTATPESRQKLIANCQRLVTVGEELSLMNWCSLCMATESAIANEENTYLTLAKVVITEIKQALELALANRDGEITISSQLEGLMSIPDIKLLEIDDNLFPEPTDINRSEIDPRDTFNNAPSDADADAISNLFESADESLIEDSDRIDDLFYLSEEIPQLSDLSTTLDTEDDNQINDLLDLTEQLQTNEQLATTSSTSSSDNIDSLFELSEQLDGLSETPQSPNTKASEQIENLLELTSQLENIDDLGFDEEANDLTTSNIFDANGPEVGLAELTELDQLFGDNSPELEVNWQEQEISESTTTNHIDTENFQSEELFVINTDVEELLLFEDSTNIQERQLAATPKEELTIVQLFGGFLDETSEIDSKANDFISVDNINITTDNDHKIATDEESDLDRLFLDASENNFGEEVNLFDFSDTKQEPVETVTLAYENLNGAAVLEATSSLSIPEDDFSDLFETTQPAFSELSPVDDDFSSFWTPDQQDERSNLTSNPQQDVTTGLDDSFFAGISEPNDLNSLDLDLQQHQFDLLFVEDAEDDLFEQLAEVENPQETNSLLSAVDESSTTSAVAVDDTMELSGSNQGAKSIDDVDPFSVENLVAPLDVTDNNPFALHPPDNYTVGNIEDPFAIGLSDNPVVGSNQNPFAVEAVHNFNDDLFGIEKSDIDEVNVFDSTSTNLLNESLGITDYSLDESVSSSLDSLETSDNSLDELANLTLDSLETSDNSLDELANLTLDSLETSDNSLDELANLTLDSLETSDNSLDELANLTLDSLETSDNSLDESVSSSLDSLETSDNSLDESANLTLDSLETSDNSLDFSLDSLEASDNLLDELNYKSDENDQEINHQTLLFDEKEQTKKVETLPATNQNIETFSEEISLTFDDDLVDLFSFNLDEISDETTSENASIELSKIIQNKDEINSSQTTEENVNNIHVLDEFDELEALLNGEGTTESIAVDDFAELEALLLTETEKSPLTAITPANQNIQKASASAGIEIVDEFSDLEKLLGDADSSISATGNGINVSKIQRQIPRRTARFEQLMKVPVKHLDDLSNLVGELVVNRNTLEQDHERMRQSLDNLLHQVHQLSDVGARMQELYERSLLESSLLATRKNGITFGGSNNNNNNTSALVESDRGFNELEMDRFTPFHTLSQEMIELIVRVRESASDIDFVTEETERVARQFRQVTTQIQEGLTRTRMVPFSQVADRVRRGVRDNAIKCGKQVDLIIEGQDTLIDKVILEHLTDPLVHMLNNAIAHGIETPEERQSKGKQDVGVITVRAFHQGNQTVLAVGDDGAGIDPEMVKEKAIRVGLITPEDALFMSRTEVYDLLFEPNFSTKDQADDLAGRGVGMDVVRTSITEIRGVINTDSHIGKGTTFTIRLPLTLSICKALCCVSDRSKIAFPMDGVEDTLDISPKSVQQNAEGDSYIMWRDIQLPFKPLKDLLTLNRQLSRGNVYGGNRDDDMISVVVIRSANTLIGLQVDLVLSEQEIVIKQFEGPAPKPVGVAGATVLGDGRIMAIADVLEIIDLFQGRTSKQSIISWEPVSTETVVAKVDPTVLIVDDSITVRELLSLTFNKAGYRVEQARDGQEAWEKLRSGLPCDIVFCDIEMPRCDGLELLSRIQKESSLSHLPIAMLTSRGADKHKQMAINLGASGYFTKPYLEEALLEAASRMLKGEKLVGSANAG; via the coding sequence ATGCTTTCCGAACAACAGCAGCGGATTTTAGGTTACTTTATCGAAGAAGCGCGAGACCATCTCAATACAATTGAGCAGGGTTTATTAAATCTCCAAGCAACTCTGAACGACTCAGAGATGATTAATGAGGTTTTTCGTGCTGCACACTCGATTAAAGGTGGATCAGCGATGTTGGGTTTGAGCAGTATCCAACGTACTGCTCACCGATTAGAGGATTGTTTTAAAGTTTTGAAGGAAAACCCAATTCAGGTTGACCAAAAGTTAGAATCACTGTTTCTGGGTGTATCTGATACCTTGAAGGTGTTGTTGGAGCATTTGAGTGGACCATTTGGTTTGTCAGAGGAAGCTGCAAAGAACTTGATGTCGGAAGCAGAACCCGTATTTGGCTGGTTAAATGAGCATTTGGAATTGTTGTTGGGACAGCAAACTGGTGCTAATAATATTAAAATTAGTACCCTTGAAACCTCTCAACCAACAGGTTCTAAGGAAAATGTGCCAATTTCTCAAGCTTCTTGGCAAAATTTCCAAACACAAGTTTTGCAGCAATTACGGGAAATGTTGCAGCAATTTAAACAAACAGCAACACCCGAATCTCGCCAAAAATTGATTGCTAATTGTCAGCGTTTAGTGACAGTTGGGGAAGAATTATCTTTAATGAATTGGTGCAGTTTATGCATGGCAACCGAAAGTGCGATCGCTAATGAGGAGAATACCTACCTAACTTTAGCAAAGGTTGTCATTACTGAGATTAAGCAAGCTCTGGAATTAGCACTTGCTAATAGGGATGGGGAAATTACCATTAGTTCCCAATTAGAGGGATTAATGAGTATCCCTGACATCAAGTTATTGGAAATTGATGACAATTTATTCCCAGAACCTACCGATATTAATCGTTCAGAAATTGATCCTAGAGATACTTTTAATAATGCTCCATCAGATGCAGACGCTGATGCAATTAGTAATTTATTTGAATCAGCTGACGAGTCTTTGATCGAAGACAGCGATCGCATCGACGATTTGTTTTATTTGTCTGAAGAAATCCCACAATTATCAGATTTATCCACCACTTTAGACACTGAAGATGACAATCAGATTAACGATTTGTTGGATCTAACTGAACAACTTCAAACTAATGAGCAACTTGCAACAACTAGCTCTACTTCATCAAGTGATAATATCGATAGTTTATTTGAACTTTCAGAACAACTAGATGGTTTATCTGAAACCCCTCAATCACCTAATACCAAAGCTAGTGAGCAAATAGAAAACCTCCTGGAACTAACTAGTCAACTGGAAAATATCGATGATCTTGGTTTTGATGAAGAAGCAAATGATCTAACCACAAGTAATATTTTTGACGCGAATGGACCAGAGGTAGGACTTGCGGAATTAACAGAATTAGATCAATTATTTGGTGATAATAGTCCTGAACTTGAAGTCAATTGGCAAGAACAAGAAATTTCCGAATCTACCACAACAAATCATATAGATACGGAAAACTTTCAATCTGAAGAATTATTTGTCATTAACACTGACGTTGAAGAGTTATTACTTTTTGAAGACAGCACTAATATTCAAGAACGTCAACTTGCTGCAACTCCAAAAGAGGAATTAACAATTGTTCAACTATTTGGTGGTTTTCTAGATGAAACATCAGAAATAGACAGCAAAGCAAATGATTTTATCAGCGTTGATAATATTAATATTACCACCGATAATGATCATAAAATAGCAACGGATGAAGAAAGTGATTTAGATCGGTTGTTCTTAGACGCTTCTGAAAATAATTTTGGCGAAGAAGTTAATTTGTTCGATTTTTCAGATACCAAACAAGAACCTGTTGAAACGGTTACTTTAGCCTACGAAAATTTGAACGGGGCAGCTGTTTTAGAAGCAACATCTTCACTATCTATACCGGAAGACGATTTTAGTGATTTATTTGAAACTACGCAGCCAGCATTCTCGGAATTATCTCCAGTTGATGATGATTTTAGCTCTTTTTGGACACCAGATCAACAAGATGAACGTTCAAATCTCACATCAAATCCTCAACAAGATGTAACTACAGGTTTAGATGATAGTTTCTTTGCAGGAATATCTGAACCAAATGATTTGAATAGTTTAGATCTTGATTTACAACAACATCAATTCGATTTGTTGTTTGTAGAAGATGCTGAAGATGATTTATTTGAACAGTTGGCAGAAGTCGAAAATCCACAGGAAACTAATAGTTTATTATCTGCGGTAGATGAATCATCAACTACATCAGCAGTGGCTGTTGACGATACAATGGAATTATCAGGTTCCAATCAAGGAGCCAAATCGATAGATGATGTAGATCCATTTAGTGTCGAAAATTTAGTAGCTCCTTTAGATGTAACAGACAATAATCCTTTTGCTTTGCATCCTCCAGATAATTATACTGTCGGCAATATTGAAGATCCTTTTGCTATTGGTCTTTCAGATAATCCTGTAGTCGGTAGCAATCAAAATCCGTTTGCTGTGGAAGCAGTACATAATTTTAATGATGATTTATTTGGTATTGAAAAATCCGATATTGATGAAGTTAATGTTTTTGACTCGACATCTACTAATTTATTAAATGAATCTTTAGGGATTACTGATTATTCATTAGATGAGTCAGTAAGTTCAAGTTTAGATTCGTTGGAAACATCAGATAATTCATTAGATGAGTTAGCAAATTTAACTTTAGACTCACTAGAAACATCAGATAATTCATTAGATGAGTTAGCAAATTTAACTTTAGATTCACTAGAAACATCAGATAATTCATTAGATGAGTTAGCAAATTTAACTTTAGATTCACTAGAAACATCAGATAATTCATTAGACGAGTTAGCAAATTTAACTTTAGATTCTCTAGAAACATCAGATAATTCATTAGATGAGTCAGTAAGTTCAAGTTTAGATTCGTTGGAAACATCAGATAATTCATTAGATGAGTCAGCAAATTTAACTTTAGATTCACTAGAAACATCAGATAATTCATTAGATTTCAGTTTAGATTCGTTGGAAGCATCAGATAATTTATTAGATGAATTAAATTATAAATCGGATGAAAATGACCAAGAAATAAACCACCAAACACTACTTTTCGATGAGAAAGAGCAAACAAAAAAAGTAGAAACACTCCCTGCAACAAATCAAAATATAGAGACATTTTCTGAAGAAATATCTCTGACATTCGATGATGACTTAGTAGATTTATTTTCGTTCAATTTGGATGAGATCAGTGATGAAACTACCTCGGAAAATGCAAGCATAGAATTATCTAAAATTATCCAGAATAAAGATGAAATAAATTCGAGCCAGACAACCGAAGAAAACGTCAATAATATTCATGTACTTGATGAATTTGACGAATTAGAAGCATTACTAAACGGAGAGGGAACAACAGAATCCATTGCTGTTGATGATTTTGCAGAATTAGAAGCCTTATTACTAACAGAGACAGAAAAATCACCCCTGACAGCCATAACACCAGCTAATCAAAATATACAGAAAGCTAGTGCATCTGCTGGGATAGAGATAGTCGATGAATTTAGTGATTTGGAAAAACTACTAGGTGATGCTGATAGTAGTATTTCAGCAACCGGAAATGGAATTAATGTAAGCAAAATTCAACGCCAAATTCCGCGTCGAACTGCACGATTTGAGCAGTTGATGAAGGTACCCGTAAAGCACTTAGACGACTTAAGTAACTTGGTGGGTGAATTAGTAGTTAACCGGAACACCCTAGAACAAGATCATGAACGGATGCGTCAATCACTCGATAATTTACTACATCAAGTACATCAGTTGAGTGATGTCGGTGCGAGAATGCAGGAATTATATGAGCGATCGCTTCTGGAATCTTCCCTGCTAGCCACAAGGAAAAATGGTATCACCTTCGGGGGCAGTAATAATAACAATAATAATACTAGCGCGCTGGTTGAAAGCGATCGCGGTTTCAATGAACTGGAGATGGACAGGTTCACACCCTTCCACACCCTTTCCCAGGAAATGATCGAATTAATTGTCCGAGTCAGGGAATCAGCTAGCGATATTGACTTTGTAACTGAAGAAACTGAACGGGTTGCGCGACAATTCCGTCAGGTTACAACCCAAATCCAAGAAGGACTCACCAGAACCAGAATGGTTCCGTTTTCCCAGGTTGCCGACCGCGTGCGTCGTGGTGTGCGCGATAATGCGATTAAGTGCGGCAAACAAGTTGATTTAATTATCGAAGGTCAAGATACCCTAATTGATAAAGTAATTTTAGAGCATCTGACCGACCCACTAGTGCATATGTTGAATAATGCGATCGCGCATGGAATCGAAACCCCAGAGGAACGACAATCGAAAGGGAAACAAGATGTTGGTGTAATTACTGTTCGAGCTTTTCACCAAGGGAACCAAACTGTACTCGCTGTCGGTGATGATGGTGCCGGAATTGACCCGGAAATGGTTAAAGAAAAAGCCATCAGAGTCGGTTTAATTACACCGGAAGATGCCCTCTTCATGTCCCGTACAGAGGTATACGATCTCCTGTTTGAACCCAACTTCAGCACCAAAGACCAAGCTGATGATCTGGCTGGACGTGGTGTGGGGATGGATGTTGTCCGCACAAGCATCACTGAAATTAGAGGTGTAATTAATACCGATTCCCACATTGGTAAAGGTACCACATTTACTATTCGTTTACCTCTGACTCTCAGTATTTGTAAGGCACTATGCTGCGTCTCCGATCGTTCCAAAATCGCCTTCCCGATGGATGGTGTTGAAGACACCCTCGATATCTCACCCAAAAGTGTTCAACAAAACGCCGAAGGTGATTCATATATTATGTGGCGTGATATCCAATTACCATTCAAACCACTTAAAGATCTTTTGACCCTAAATCGTCAACTGAGTCGGGGAAATGTCTATGGTGGCAACCGAGATGATGACATGATTTCAGTTGTAGTAATCCGCTCGGCAAACACCTTAATCGGTCTTCAGGTAGACTTAGTACTCAGTGAACAGGAAATCGTAATTAAACAATTCGAGGGACCAGCACCTAAACCCGTCGGTGTAGCCGGAGCAACGGTACTTGGGGACGGAAGAATTATGGCGATCGCGGATGTTCTAGAAATCATTGATTTATTCCAGGGACGCACATCCAAACAAAGCATTATTAGCTGGGAACCAGTCAGCACGGAAACTGTAGTTGCCAAAGTAGATCCCACAGTTCTCATTGTGGATGACTCAATTACTGTCCGTGAGCTACTTTCACTCACCTTTAACAAAGCTGGATATCGCGTTGAACAAGCTCGTGATGGTCAGGAAGCCTGGGAAAAACTACGCTCTGGACTCCCCTGCGATATCGTTTTCTGTGATATTGAAATGCCCCGTTGCGACGGATTAGAACTACTATCACGCATTCAAAAAGAAAGTAGTCTCAGCCATCTACCCATTGCCATGCTGACATCACGCGGGGCAGATAAGCACAAACAAATGGCAATTAACCTTGGTGCGAGTGGTTACTTCACCAAACCTTACTTAGAAGAAGCTTTGTTAGAAGCTGCTAGCAGAATGCTTAAGGGTGAAAAGCTGGTTGGAAGTGCCAACGCTGGATAA
- the fba gene encoding class II fructose-bisphosphate aldolase (catalyzes the reversible aldol condensation of dihydroxyacetonephosphate and glyceraldehyde 3-phosphate in the Calvin cycle, glycolysis, and/or gluconeogenesis), which translates to MALVPMRLMLDHAAENGYGIPAFNVNNLEQIQAIMQAAHETDSPVILQASRGARKYAGENFLRHLILAAVETYPHIPIVMHQDHGNEPATCYSAMKHGFTSVMMDGSLQADAKSPASFEYNVSVTHEVVKVAHSLGVSVEGELGCLGSLETGMGEAEDGHGFEGKLDHSQLLTDPDEAVQFVEQTQVDALAVAIGTSHGAYKFTRKPTGEILAISRIEEIHRRLPNTHLVMHGSSSVPEDLIALINQYGGQIPETYGVPVEEIQKGIKCGVRKVNIDTDNRLAITAAVREALAKDPKEFDPRHFLKPSIKYMQKVCAERYQQFETAGNASKIKQVSLDDFAAKYAKGELAAFTKAAAKV; encoded by the coding sequence ATGGCGCTCGTACCAATGCGTTTAATGTTGGATCATGCTGCTGAGAACGGTTACGGCATCCCAGCTTTTAACGTTAATAACTTGGAGCAGATTCAGGCAATCATGCAGGCTGCCCATGAAACAGATAGCCCCGTAATTTTACAAGCTTCTCGTGGCGCTCGTAAGTATGCTGGCGAGAACTTCCTCCGTCACTTGATTTTGGCTGCGGTGGAAACCTACCCCCATATCCCCATCGTGATGCACCAAGACCATGGTAACGAGCCTGCAACTTGCTACTCAGCAATGAAGCACGGTTTCACCAGCGTTATGATGGACGGCTCACTACAAGCTGATGCTAAGTCTCCTGCTAGCTTTGAGTACAACGTCAGCGTTACTCATGAAGTGGTCAAAGTTGCTCACTCTCTAGGTGTGAGCGTTGAAGGTGAACTCGGTTGCTTGGGTTCCTTGGAAACTGGTATGGGTGAAGCTGAAGACGGACACGGTTTTGAAGGCAAACTCGACCATTCCCAACTACTAACCGACCCAGACGAAGCAGTACAATTTGTTGAGCAAACCCAAGTTGACGCGTTAGCAGTAGCTATCGGTACCAGCCACGGTGCTTACAAATTTACCCGCAAACCAACAGGCGAAATTTTGGCAATTAGCCGAATTGAAGAAATTCACCGTCGCTTACCTAATACCCACTTGGTAATGCATGGTTCTTCTTCAGTTCCTGAAGATTTGATTGCTTTGATTAACCAGTATGGTGGACAAATTCCTGAAACCTACGGTGTACCTGTTGAAGAAATTCAAAAAGGTATTAAGTGCGGTGTTCGTAAAGTCAATATCGACACCGATAACCGTTTAGCAATCACCGCTGCTGTTCGTGAAGCATTGGCAAAAGATCCCAAGGAATTCGACCCCCGTCACTTCCTCAAACCCTCTATTAAATACATGCAGAAGGTTTGTGCTGAACGTTATCAACAATTTGAAACTGCTGGTAATGCAAGCAAAATCAAGCAAGTAAGTCTTGATGATTTTGCTGCTAAGTATGCTAAGGGTGAATTGGCTGCATTCACTAAAGCTGCTGCAAAAGTTTAG
- a CDS encoding aldose 1-epimerase, protein MYSISLQQNQYKTYILTDDSTNSQLEVVPERGGIITKWRVNGEEIFYLDEERFTNPELSVRGGNPILFPICGNLPENTYTVAAKQYNLKQHGFARDLPWIPLGSLQEQGVSLQVTLNSTETTKAVYPFDFQVTFTYRLEGNSLTVSQHYLNKSAKSMPFSFGFHPYFNVKDKTKLKFEIPAQEYFDHKTQEIKPFSGNFDYNQEEIDVAFKKISGKSATVTDSQRQLQLTLDYDDVFSTLVFWTLKGKDFYCLEPWSAPRNSINTAEKLTILEPGASYATSIKLTAKFI, encoded by the coding sequence ATGTACTCCATCTCTCTCCAACAAAACCAATACAAAACCTACATTCTCACAGATGACAGCACCAACTCCCAACTAGAAGTTGTGCCAGAACGCGGTGGTATTATCACCAAATGGCGCGTCAACGGGGAAGAAATCTTTTATTTGGACGAAGAAAGATTTACCAATCCCGAACTCAGCGTGCGCGGTGGCAACCCCATTTTGTTTCCCATCTGTGGAAATCTTCCTGAAAACACTTATACAGTTGCTGCCAAGCAGTACAACCTCAAACAACATGGTTTTGCCCGCGATTTGCCTTGGATTCCCCTAGGAAGCCTCCAGGAACAAGGCGTTTCTCTGCAAGTAACCCTGAACTCAACTGAAACCACCAAGGCTGTTTACCCTTTTGATTTCCAAGTGACATTTACCTATCGCCTTGAGGGCAATAGCCTGACAGTTTCTCAGCATTATCTCAATAAGTCAGCCAAATCAATGCCTTTTTCTTTTGGGTTTCACCCCTACTTCAACGTCAAAGATAAAACCAAATTGAAATTTGAGATTCCCGCGCAGGAATACTTCGACCACAAAACCCAGGAAATTAAACCATTTAGCGGCAACTTTGACTACAACCAAGAAGAAATCGACGTAGCCTTTAAAAAAATCAGCGGGAAATCAGCCACCGTTACAGATAGTCAACGGCAACTGCAACTAACCCTAGACTACGATGACGTATTCTCCACCCTTGTCTTCTGGACACTCAAAGGCAAAGATTTTTACTGTTTAGAACCTTGGAGTGCCCCTCGCAACTCCATCAACACAGCAGAAAAGCTAACAATATTGGAACCAGGGGCTAGTTATGCCACCTCAATTAAACTCACCGCAAAATTTATTTAG